In Burkholderia sp. GAS332, one DNA window encodes the following:
- a CDS encoding Transposase DDE domain-containing protein, with the protein MAALLMSGMRTSVQAELDGLFGALHGQAVRARAVSAQAFSKARRGLSAELFELARARLVELAQPYIDSMRWNGLRLVAADGSRLRVGTREGHDLRADHYAFALFLPGPELTLHAALHPADGSERQMLFEALEVLQPHADLLLLDRGYLGNMMVAALAQREIPFCLRVDARAWTCVTAFARSGEAERIVTLAAPNEQDALDYELVRTPTTVRLIRDVTPGGRVRVLMTSLLDRQRYPAATFGALYHQRWRIEEAFKRLKHRLRLEAVTGLDYLALQQDFGAKTVADNLCTLLSDLDDASHDDAPASRPDRVYALGALKPILGACLLRIEHCLNLLPKVMPAIHQARCRIQPSRSYPRPPSKAKPHHHLAYKPA; encoded by the coding sequence ATGGCCGCGTTGCTAATGTCGGGCATGCGCACGAGCGTGCAGGCCGAACTCGATGGGCTGTTTGGCGCGCTGCACGGGCAGGCGGTGCGCGCCCGCGCGGTGAGTGCACAGGCCTTCAGCAAGGCACGCCGCGGCCTGTCGGCCGAGCTGTTCGAACTGGCCCGCGCCCGCCTGGTTGAACTGGCCCAACCCTACATTGATTCGATGCGCTGGAATGGCCTGAGGCTGGTCGCAGCCGACGGTAGCCGTCTGCGGGTAGGCACGCGCGAAGGCCATGATCTGCGCGCCGACCACTACGCATTTGCCCTGTTCCTGCCGGGGCCGGAGCTGACCCTGCACGCCGCGCTCCATCCGGCCGACGGATCCGAGCGGCAGATGCTGTTCGAAGCGCTGGAGGTGCTGCAGCCGCACGCCGATCTGCTGCTGCTTGATCGCGGCTATCTCGGCAACATGATGGTGGCCGCGCTGGCGCAGCGCGAGATCCCGTTCTGTCTGCGCGTGGATGCACGCGCCTGGACGTGCGTCACCGCCTTTGCGCGCAGTGGCGAGGCTGAGCGAATCGTGACACTGGCCGCGCCCAATGAACAGGACGCCCTTGACTATGAACTGGTGCGCACGCCCACCACGGTGCGCCTGATCCGCGATGTCACTCCTGGCGGACGTGTTCGCGTGCTGATGACCTCGCTGCTCGATCGCCAGCGCTATCCGGCTGCCACCTTCGGGGCGCTCTATCATCAGCGCTGGCGCATCGAGGAAGCGTTCAAACGGCTCAAGCACCGGCTGCGGCTGGAGGCTGTCACGGGGCTGGACTACCTGGCGCTGCAGCAGGACTTCGGCGCAAAAACCGTCGCCGATAACCTGTGCACACTGCTCAGCGATCTCGACGATGCGTCTCACGATGACGCACCTGCCAGCCGTCCTGACCGTGTTTATGCGCTGGGTGCCCTCAAGCCAATCCTCGGCGCGTGCCTGCTACGGATTGAACACTGCCTGAACCTGCTGCCCAAAGTCATGCCGGCCATCCACCAGGCCCGATGTCGTATCCAGCCCTCGCGCTCTTACCCACGACCGCCCAGCAAAGCCAAGCCCCATCACCATCTCGCGTACAAGCCTGCTTGA
- a CDS encoding sigma54 specific transcriptional regulator, Fis family: MASIDLDSPTVAAGGNASAQAKQRVADGIAGLKSYGLLYGSSPVMLELYEQIERVASTDATALIIGESGTGKELIARTIHDQSSRKDAPFVAVNCGAIPDELIEAELFGHEKGSFTSAVQGRIGYFEHANGGTLFLDEITEMAPVRQVKLLRALETGTFFRVGGTELIRGDVRVIAATNRDPAVAVKENGLREDLMYRLAVFPLRAPPLRERESDRELLAQHFLALLNQQEGASKSFSKRSIETVRTWSWPGNVRELKNAVYRAFILAEKTVELPHPHLASRVKKPVTQGDAMSVWIGTPLADAQKQIILGTLKYCGGDKRRAAKALGVSLKTLYNRLSVYGDDAGTDEETGP, translated from the coding sequence ATGGCGTCAATCGACCTCGACTCGCCCACCGTCGCCGCAGGCGGCAATGCTTCGGCACAGGCGAAGCAGCGCGTCGCGGACGGCATCGCGGGACTGAAATCGTACGGGCTGCTATACGGCTCGTCGCCGGTGATGCTCGAGCTGTACGAACAGATCGAACGCGTCGCCAGCACTGACGCGACCGCGTTGATCATCGGCGAATCCGGCACCGGCAAGGAACTGATTGCCCGCACGATTCACGATCAAAGCAGCCGCAAGGACGCACCGTTTGTCGCGGTGAACTGTGGCGCGATTCCCGATGAACTCATCGAAGCCGAATTGTTCGGCCACGAAAAAGGCAGCTTCACCAGCGCGGTCCAAGGCCGTATCGGCTACTTCGAACATGCGAACGGCGGCACGCTGTTTCTCGACGAAATCACGGAAATGGCGCCAGTGCGTCAGGTGAAGCTGTTGCGCGCGCTCGAGACAGGCACGTTTTTTCGGGTCGGCGGCACCGAACTGATTCGCGGCGACGTGCGCGTGATCGCGGCCACCAATCGCGACCCCGCGGTCGCGGTGAAGGAAAACGGTCTGCGTGAAGACCTGATGTACCGCCTCGCGGTTTTTCCGTTGCGCGCGCCGCCGTTGCGAGAGCGAGAGAGCGATCGGGAACTGCTCGCGCAACACTTTCTCGCCTTGCTGAATCAGCAGGAAGGCGCAAGCAAGAGCTTCAGCAAACGGTCGATCGAAACCGTACGGACCTGGTCGTGGCCGGGCAACGTACGCGAGTTGAAGAACGCGGTGTATCGCGCGTTCATTCTCGCGGAGAAGACGGTCGAGCTGCCGCATCCGCATCTCGCGTCGCGTGTGAAAAAGCCCGTGACGCAAGGCGACGCGATGAGCGTGTGGATCGGCACCCCACTCGCGGATGCGCAAAAACAGATCATTCTCGGCACGCTCAAATATTGCGGCGGCGACAAGCGGCGCGCGGCCAAAGCGCTCGGCGTGAGTCTGAAAACGCTGTACAACCGCTTGAGCGTATACGGCGACGACGCAGGCACAGACGAAGAAACCGGGCCATAA
- a CDS encoding NitT/TauT family transport system ATP-binding protein — translation MQNPKAAVTAAPVQTPTTPPRLGEEILAVKDVSRGFNKNQGELLVLDDVNLSLREGEIVGMLGRSGSGKSTLLRIIAGLIEPTGGQIEYLGKPLDGPAKGVAMVFQTFALFPWLTVLQNVEAGLEAQGVGARERRERALAAIDLIGLDGFENAYPRELSGGMRQRVGFARALVVDPTLLLMDEPFSALDVLTAETLRTDLLDLWTQGRMPIKSVLIVTHNIEEAVFMCDRILVLSSNPGRVIAEIKVPFKHPRNRLDPAFRRLVDEIYAKMTARQTGEATKKGLELHSWLPHVSTNLMAGLIETLAAAPYHGRADMPEIARSLHLEVDDLFPVAEVLQHLGFADVREGDIFLTPPARVFSEFGTQERKMMFAEHLLRHVPLAARIKKVLNERPGHRAPRVRFEQELEDFLSDSAAEETLDAVINWGRYGEIFSYNDQTEIFSLEDVES, via the coding sequence ATGCAAAATCCTAAAGCTGCCGTAACCGCTGCGCCGGTCCAGACGCCGACAACACCGCCGCGCCTGGGTGAAGAGATTCTGGCCGTCAAGGATGTCTCCAGAGGCTTCAACAAGAATCAAGGCGAACTGCTGGTGCTCGACGATGTGAACCTGTCGCTGCGTGAAGGCGAGATCGTCGGCATGCTGGGCCGCTCGGGTTCGGGCAAGTCGACGCTCCTGCGTATCATCGCCGGCCTGATCGAACCGACCGGCGGTCAGATTGAGTACCTCGGCAAGCCGCTCGACGGTCCGGCCAAGGGTGTCGCGATGGTGTTCCAGACCTTCGCGCTGTTCCCGTGGCTGACCGTGCTGCAGAACGTGGAAGCGGGCCTCGAAGCGCAAGGCGTGGGGGCGCGTGAGCGCCGCGAACGCGCGCTGGCCGCGATCGACCTGATCGGTCTCGACGGTTTTGAAAACGCGTATCCGCGCGAGTTGTCGGGCGGCATGCGTCAGCGCGTCGGCTTTGCGCGCGCGCTGGTGGTCGATCCGACGCTGCTGCTGATGGACGAGCCGTTTTCGGCCCTCGACGTGCTGACCGCCGAAACCTTGCGTACCGACTTGCTCGACCTGTGGACGCAAGGTCGCATGCCGATCAAATCGGTGCTGATCGTCACGCACAACATCGAAGAAGCGGTGTTCATGTGCGATCGCATCCTGGTGCTGTCGTCGAACCCGGGCCGCGTGATCGCCGAGATCAAGGTGCCGTTCAAGCATCCGCGCAACCGGCTGGATCCGGCGTTCCGCCGTCTGGTCGACGAAATCTACGCCAAGATGACCGCGCGTCAGACCGGCGAAGCAACCAAGAAGGGCCTCGAGCTGCACAGCTGGTTGCCGCATGTGTCGACCAACCTGATGGCCGGTCTGATCGAAACGCTGGCCGCTGCGCCGTACCACGGCCGTGCTGACATGCCGGAAATCGCCCGCTCGCTGCATCTGGAGGTGGACGATCTGTTCCCGGTCGCCGAAGTGCTGCAGCACCTGGGCTTTGCCGACGTGCGCGAAGGCGATATTTTCCTGACGCCGCCGGCACGCGTGTTCTCGGAATTCGGCACCCAGGAGCGCAAGATGATGTTCGCCGAGCATCTGCTGCGCCACGTGCCGCTCGCCGCGCGGATCAAGAAGGTGTTGAACGAACGGCCGGGGCATCGTGCGCCGCGCGTGCGCTTCGAGCAGGAGCTGGAGGATTTTCTGTCGGACAGCGCCGCGGAAGAGACGCTCGACGCCGTGATCAACTGGGGCCGTTATGGCGAGATCTTCTCGTACAACGACCAGACGGAGATTTTCAGTCTGGAAGACGTGGAGTCTTAA
- a CDS encoding two component, sigma54 specific, transcriptional regulator, NtrC subfamily, Fis family, translating into MPHVLIVDDDAGTREALSAIIGEDGLTTATAGDLREARIQLVRQMPDVVFTDLKLPDGSGVDLFEDLDPRSGVEVIVITGHATVESAVNALKMGATDYLVKPINMQRVKAILSRLPRAGDLKAEIGTLRGELRRMGRFGLMLGNSPAMQEVYDQIGRVAPTAASVMLVGESGTGKEVAAQTLHELSLRRKHAFLAVNCGAISPNLIESEMFGHERGSFTGADRQHKGYFERASGGTLFLDEITEMPIELQVKLLRVLETGMFMRVGTTKETETDVRVIAATNRDPEQAVLEGKLRLDLYHRLNVFPISLPPLRDRGKDVELLAQAFLDELNERHSTKKHFPASVKDMLMSYPWPGNVRELKNYVQRAHIMSGADSDSTATVPLQITLSKPAAGTAITIPFGTSLAEADRQLILATLEQCGGVKTRAAEILGISLKTLYNRLVEYGNDAREDGDAADESRALGGAV; encoded by the coding sequence ATGCCACACGTACTGATTGTCGATGACGATGCCGGTACCCGCGAGGCGCTTTCCGCCATCATCGGGGAAGACGGTCTGACTACCGCCACGGCGGGCGATTTGCGCGAAGCGCGCATTCAACTGGTCCGGCAGATGCCAGACGTGGTTTTTACCGACTTGAAGCTGCCCGATGGCAGTGGAGTCGATCTGTTTGAAGATCTTGATCCGCGCTCCGGCGTGGAGGTGATCGTGATTACGGGCCACGCCACGGTGGAGTCGGCGGTCAACGCGTTGAAGATGGGCGCTACCGATTACCTGGTGAAGCCGATCAACATGCAGCGCGTGAAGGCGATCCTGTCGCGTTTGCCGCGCGCTGGCGACCTGAAGGCGGAAATCGGCACCTTGCGCGGCGAGTTGCGCCGCATGGGCCGGTTTGGTTTGATGCTCGGCAATTCACCGGCCATGCAGGAGGTCTACGACCAGATCGGCCGTGTTGCGCCGACGGCGGCCTCGGTCATGTTGGTGGGCGAATCGGGCACCGGCAAGGAAGTCGCCGCCCAGACGCTGCACGAACTCAGCTTGCGGCGCAAGCATGCCTTCCTCGCGGTGAATTGCGGCGCGATCTCGCCGAACCTGATCGAATCGGAAATGTTCGGCCACGAGCGTGGCTCGTTCACCGGCGCGGATCGTCAGCACAAAGGGTATTTCGAACGTGCGAGCGGCGGCACGCTGTTCCTCGACGAAATCACCGAAATGCCGATCGAGTTGCAGGTGAAGCTGCTACGCGTGCTGGAAACGGGCATGTTCATGCGGGTTGGCACGACCAAGGAAACCGAGACGGACGTGCGCGTGATTGCGGCGACTAACCGCGATCCTGAGCAGGCGGTGCTGGAAGGCAAGTTGCGGCTCGATTTGTACCATCGACTGAACGTGTTTCCGATTAGCTTGCCGCCGTTGCGCGACCGGGGTAAGGATGTTGAGTTGCTCGCGCAGGCGTTTCTCGATGAACTTAACGAGCGCCATAGCACGAAGAAGCATTTCCCGGCCTCGGTGAAGGATATGTTGATGTCGTATCCGTGGCCCGGTAATGTGCGCGAGCTGAAGAATTATGTGCAGCGCGCGCATATCATGTCGGGGGCGGATTCGGATAGTACGGCGACGGTGCCGTTGCAGATTACGTTGTCGAAGCCCGCGGCTGGTACGGCCATCACCATTCCGTTTGGCACCTCGCTGGCGGAAGCAGACCGGCAACTGATTCTGGCTACGCTTGAGCAGTGTGGTGGCGTGAAGACGCGTGCTGCTGAGATTCTTGGGATTAGTCTGAAGACGCTTTATAACCGGCTCGTTGAGTATGGGAATGATGCGCGGGAGGACGGCGATGCGGCTGATGAGTCGCGTGCGCTTGGGGGAGCGGTTTAA